One window of Chryseobacterium sp. JJR-5R genomic DNA carries:
- a CDS encoding DUF3800 domain-containing protein: MKIFPKGEIKSSKIKDNHKRRLLILKEIVKLKFNIYSVVVDKSQLYGEGFRYKKSFYKYLNGILYKELYKTFPKLELKVDEYGGNDFMLEFKEYVRQNHIRTLFESSEFFVNESDQELGIQVADLIAGTLGYIFDGHKKSSYSEEFLEIISDRI; this comes from the coding sequence ATCAAAATATTTCCAAAAGGTGAAATTAAATCATCTAAAATTAAAGACAATCATAAAAGGAGACTTTTAATTTTAAAGGAAATAGTTAAACTTAAATTCAATATTTATTCCGTTGTTGTCGATAAATCCCAGCTTTATGGTGAAGGATTCAGATATAAAAAGTCGTTTTATAAATATCTGAACGGAATACTTTATAAAGAACTGTATAAAACTTTTCCTAAGTTGGAATTAAAGGTGGATGAATATGGAGGTAATGATTTTATGCTGGAATTCAAAGAGTATGTGCGTCAAAACCATATTCGGACGTTATTTGAAAGTTCTGAATTTTTTGTAAATGAAAGTGACCAGGAATTGGGTATACAAGTCGCAGATCTTATAGCCGGAACATTAGGATATATTTTTGATGGTCATAAGAAAAGTTCCTATTCAGAAGAATTTCTGGAAATTATCTCAGATAGAATATAA
- a CDS encoding fibronectin type III domain-containing protein yields MKRLILSKATEKLCFLLLFLMSFSAFAQAYSYTTYNTSNSGIGSNYIADIKTDANGLLWIATFNGISTFNGTSFTNYNTSNSGIASNATLKIQIDGLGRKWIASQSNGIIMYNGSTWTNYTTANSGLPNNQIIDIAVDGQNNLWVVTSSGLTRFNGSTWNTYSSVSNLNSVATDGGSGVWVTNGGVLYKFDGSVFNFVVQGTERILKIAGDFIYLKGSDSLIRITVAGTNPTFYYQSTSCLASYNPNALDIDSNNKIWIGFNGAGLQNFTNCTTYTNANSGLPDNSFSVVKTQSSGNIWLGTLQLGLVKMLPQQVTSGCWQTLSAGSNHSMGIKTDGTLWAWGNNSNGQLGDGTTQSRTVPVRIGNASNWLKVTAGDYYTLAIKTDGTLWAWGKNNYGQLGNGTTTDANAPVQIGTATNWSTVSAGTTETAAIRTDGTLWTWGSNNYGQLGDGTAVSKTIPTQIGTATNWQNTSVGNMYVLAVKTNGTLWAWGYNGSGQLGTGSQANQSIPVQVGTASNWKSVDAGNTHSTAIKTDGTLWSWGSNGIGQLGDGTVTNKNTPVQIGTANNWLTVSAGINYTISAKTDGTLWSWGANNNGQLANGTSASSTSYSPVQVSSASGIIMMTAGSNHILVKNFDGFLKVSGGNASGQLGDGTTVQKNTLTSIFCPSDCPSPVQFSTANITSSTATLNWAAPSSVPSAGYTYLYSTNPYVGGISGSTTSTSAGVSNLLPNTTYYWWVASNCGSSQGNWISGGSFTTSPAASSGCWQSVSAGAFHTLAVKTDGTLWGWGLNNNGQLGDGTNTSKTSPVQIGNANNWLKIATGYVHSVAIKADGTLWTWGSNVNGQLGDGTTTLKNTPVQIGTATDWANIVCGDNYTVAIKSNGTLWAWGLNGSGQLGDGTTVNKLIPVQIGTGTDWQVISAGVQHTLAIKTNGTLWGWGTNNYSELGISTSTSQVTSPMQVSTAANWKSISAGFHHSVGLKTDGTLWSWGDNLYGQLGDGTTVSKSNATQIGNATNWQSIATDYFYSSGAIKTDGTLWRWGSNDVGQLGDGTTVNRLVPTQISSSVDRKTVSLNMNGAFVISNNGILSGCGSNSSGQIGDGTYNQRNIFTPVACIPSSICVVPTQLSTSNITTTTATLNWAPVAGFNGNYNYFYSTSPNQPGSAGSASSASATLSNLQPNTTYYWWVSSNCGSQPAGPVASFTTLPDATGCWQKINAGYIHSLGIKTDGTLWAWGNNDNGQLGDGTNIKRNAPVQIGMANNWKTVAAGQSSSFALKTDGTLWAWGSGQLGNNNTTSINAPVQIGTANDWMSITTGDVYTFAIKSNGTLWGWGANGVGELGDGTGVGKSVPTQIGTATNWKSIAAGAGHSLAVKTDGTLWSWGWNINGQIGDGTNTNRLSPVQIGTGTNWTDVAAGNSHSAARTSDGILYAWGSNIAGQLGDGTNTSRLTPVLVNDGVKSIDAGGNYTIGITMNGNVFASGYNNSGELGNGTTTTRNTFFIGNATDNSIVSAGANHTLSISNSGILKVTGQNSSGQLGDGSVVNRSSFTPLACPASQLAVDETSVSQTSLKVFPNPVQDDLNIVSDEKILSVTVYSAAGQLVLTQPVNETKTVIHMSSAVSGMYLVKIKLAGNTEKTVKVIKR; encoded by the coding sequence ATGAAGAGACTTATCTTATCGAAGGCGACTGAAAAGCTATGCTTTTTACTCCTTTTCCTGATGTCATTCTCTGCCTTTGCGCAGGCATATAGTTACACGACGTACAATACGTCGAATTCCGGCATCGGCAGTAACTATATCGCTGACATCAAAACCGATGCAAACGGACTGCTGTGGATCGCTACCTTTAACGGGATTTCCACTTTCAACGGGACAAGCTTTACGAATTACAACACTTCCAATTCCGGGATTGCCTCCAATGCGACCCTGAAGATTCAGATCGATGGCCTGGGAAGGAAATGGATCGCTTCCCAATCCAACGGGATCATCATGTATAATGGGAGCACCTGGACAAACTACACCACGGCCAATTCCGGCCTTCCGAACAACCAGATCATCGATATCGCAGTAGACGGGCAGAATAACCTCTGGGTGGTAACATCTTCAGGGCTTACCCGATTCAACGGCAGTACCTGGAATACCTACAGTTCGGTATCCAACCTGAATTCGGTAGCCACAGACGGCGGCAGCGGGGTGTGGGTAACCAATGGCGGCGTGCTGTACAAATTTGACGGTTCGGTATTTAATTTCGTAGTCCAGGGCACAGAGAGAATCCTGAAGATCGCCGGTGATTTCATTTATCTGAAAGGCTCCGACAGCCTGATAAGGATAACCGTTGCCGGAACCAACCCTACTTTTTATTACCAGAGCACTTCCTGCCTGGCCAGCTACAATCCGAATGCACTGGATATCGACAGCAACAATAAAATATGGATCGGGTTCAACGGTGCGGGATTACAGAACTTCACGAACTGCACCACTTACACCAACGCCAATTCCGGTCTGCCGGATAACAGCTTCAGCGTAGTAAAGACCCAGAGCTCCGGCAATATCTGGCTGGGCACACTGCAGCTTGGGCTGGTAAAAATGTTACCGCAGCAGGTAACGTCCGGCTGCTGGCAGACCTTGAGTGCAGGCAGTAACCATTCCATGGGAATTAAAACCGATGGCACTTTATGGGCTTGGGGAAATAACAGTAATGGACAATTAGGTGACGGTACTACACAATCAAGAACAGTGCCTGTCCGGATTGGGAATGCCAGCAACTGGCTGAAAGTGACTGCAGGAGATTACTATACGCTGGCCATCAAAACTGACGGAACGCTATGGGCCTGGGGAAAGAATAATTATGGCCAGCTGGGTAACGGAACTACAACGGATGCCAATGCTCCGGTCCAGATCGGCACGGCAACCAACTGGAGTACCGTAAGTGCCGGAACTACCGAAACGGCAGCCATCAGGACGGACGGAACGTTATGGACCTGGGGAAGCAATAATTATGGGCAGCTGGGTGATGGTACTGCTGTGAGTAAAACCATACCTACACAGATCGGCACGGCAACCAACTGGCAAAACACCAGTGTTGGAAATATGTATGTATTGGCTGTTAAGACAAACGGGACTTTATGGGCATGGGGATATAATGGAAGCGGACAACTGGGAACCGGATCACAGGCTAATCAATCCATCCCGGTACAGGTTGGAACAGCTTCCAACTGGAAAAGCGTTGACGCCGGAAATACTCATTCTACCGCTATCAAGACCGACGGTACTTTATGGTCTTGGGGAAGTAATGGTATCGGACAGTTAGGAGACGGTACCGTAACAAATAAAAATACCCCGGTACAAATAGGAACTGCAAATAACTGGCTTACCGTATCTGCAGGAATAAATTATACCATTTCGGCTAAAACAGACGGGACACTCTGGTCCTGGGGAGCGAATAATAATGGCCAGCTGGCAAACGGTACAAGCGCAAGTAGTACAAGTTATTCACCGGTACAGGTAAGCTCCGCTTCAGGAATCATAATGATGACTGCAGGATCTAACCATATTCTGGTGAAAAATTTCGATGGTTTTCTGAAAGTAAGCGGCGGTAATGCCTCGGGACAGCTGGGCGATGGCACAACAGTTCAAAAAAATACACTTACTTCTATTTTCTGTCCTTCTGACTGTCCTTCTCCGGTACAGTTCTCGACGGCTAATATTACTTCTTCCACAGCTACCCTTAACTGGGCAGCACCATCGTCAGTTCCTTCTGCAGGATATACGTATCTGTACAGCACAAATCCTTATGTAGGAGGCATCAGCGGAAGTACAACTTCTACATCAGCAGGTGTAAGCAACCTGCTGCCGAATACTACTTATTATTGGTGGGTAGCCTCCAACTGTGGATCCAGCCAGGGAAACTGGATATCTGGTGGCTCTTTCACCACATCTCCTGCTGCCTCATCCGGCTGCTGGCAAAGCGTAAGCGCTGGTGCATTCCATACATTGGCTGTCAAAACAGACGGAACACTTTGGGGATGGGGCCTAAATAATAACGGGCAGTTAGGAGACGGTACAAATACCAGCAAGACCAGCCCGGTACAAATTGGGAATGCTAATAACTGGCTGAAGATAGCTACAGGATATGTTCACTCTGTTGCCATAAAGGCAGATGGAACCTTATGGACTTGGGGAAGCAATGTAAACGGACAGTTGGGAGATGGGACTACAACGTTAAAAAATACTCCGGTACAGATAGGCACGGCAACGGACTGGGCAAATATTGTATGTGGGGATAATTATACGGTAGCCATAAAATCAAACGGTACCTTATGGGCCTGGGGACTTAATGGCAGTGGACAACTGGGTGATGGCACAACCGTAAACAAATTGATCCCTGTACAGATCGGTACCGGAACCGACTGGCAGGTTATCTCAGCCGGTGTACAGCATACACTTGCTATAAAAACCAATGGCACACTATGGGGCTGGGGTACGAATAATTACTCAGAATTAGGTATAAGCACTTCAACATCACAGGTGACAAGTCCTATGCAGGTGAGCACCGCTGCCAACTGGAAAAGTATCAGTGCCGGGTTTCATCACTCTGTAGGTCTGAAAACAGATGGTACATTATGGTCATGGGGTGATAACCTTTACGGACAGTTAGGTGATGGGACTACTGTTAGCAAGTCTAATGCAACACAGATAGGAAATGCTACCAACTGGCAAAGCATTGCCACGGATTATTTTTATTCTTCGGGAGCCATAAAGACAGATGGAACACTCTGGAGATGGGGGTCAAATGATGTCGGGCAGCTTGGTGACGGAACGACAGTCAACAGACTTGTACCGACACAGATCTCATCATCTGTGGATAGGAAGACTGTTTCCTTAAATATGAATGGAGCATTTGTCATCAGCAACAATGGAATTTTATCAGGCTGTGGAAGTAACAGTTCCGGACAGATTGGAGACGGAACATATAATCAGAGAAATATTTTTACACCTGTTGCCTGTATTCCAAGCTCCATCTGTGTAGTTCCTACTCAATTATCCACTTCCAACATTACCACCACTACCGCTACCCTGAACTGGGCGCCGGTGGCAGGATTCAACGGAAACTATAATTATTTCTACAGCACGAGCCCGAACCAGCCGGGATCTGCAGGTTCTGCTTCATCGGCATCGGCCACTCTCAGCAACCTGCAGCCTAATACCACGTATTACTGGTGGGTAAGCTCCAATTGCGGAAGTCAGCCTGCAGGACCGGTAGCTTCGTTTACCACCCTTCCGGATGCCACGGGCTGCTGGCAGAAAATCAATGCCGGATATATTCACTCTTTAGGAATAAAGACTGACGGAACGCTATGGGCCTGGGGAAATAACGACAACGGCCAGTTGGGTGACGGAACCAATATCAAGAGAAATGCACCTGTGCAGATAGGAATGGCAAACAACTGGAAAACCGTAGCCGCAGGCCAAAGTTCTTCTTTCGCACTGAAAACAGACGGGACGCTGTGGGCCTGGGGCAGTGGCCAGTTAGGAAATAATAACACAACCAGTATAAATGCGCCTGTACAAATAGGAACTGCCAATGATTGGATGAGTATTACTACAGGAGATGTTTATACATTTGCCATAAAATCCAACGGTACCCTTTGGGGCTGGGGAGCCAATGGAGTAGGAGAACTGGGAGACGGAACCGGAGTGGGCAAGTCTGTTCCTACACAGATAGGAACTGCTACGAACTGGAAAAGCATTGCAGCAGGTGCCGGTCACTCTTTAGCCGTGAAAACAGACGGTACACTCTGGTCCTGGGGATGGAATATTAACGGGCAGATAGGCGATGGTACAAACACTAACCGATTGTCACCCGTACAGATCGGAACAGGTACCAACTGGACAGATGTGGCTGCAGGCAACTCTCACTCTGCCGCAAGAACGTCTGACGGAATATTGTACGCTTGGGGAAGTAACATCGCCGGCCAACTGGGTGATGGGACCAATACCAGCAGGCTGACCCCTGTTCTTGTAAACGATGGAGTGAAGAGCATTGATGCAGGAGGTAACTATACGATTGGTATAACCATGAACGGAAATGTATTTGCTTCCGGATATAATAATTCCGGTGAGCTGGGTAACGGTACCACGACCACCAGGAATACATTTTTCATAGGAAATGCTACTGATAATTCTATTGTATCTGCAGGAGCAAACCATACCCTGTCCATCAGCAATAGCGGTATTTTGAAAGTAACCGGGCAGAACAGCAGTGGTCAGCTAGGTGATGGTTCGGTAGTCAACAGATCCTCATTTACTCCTCTTGCCTGTCCTGCAAGCCAATTGGCTGTAGATGAAACATCCGTTTCACAGACAAGCCTGAAAGTTTTCCCGAATCCGGTACAGGATGACCTGAACATCGTGTCCGATGAGAAAATTCTTTCGGTAACGGTATACAGTGCAGCCGGACAACTGGTATTGACCCAACCGGTGAACGAGACCAAAACGGTTATCCATATGTCTTCTGCAGTATCCGGAATGTATCTGGTGAAAATCAAACTCGCCGGCAATACGGAGAAAACAGTGAAAGTGATCAAGCGGTAA
- a CDS encoding DUF3800 domain-containing protein: protein MKQVIAFADEFGNNSFKFSTESTHFIIASIIVNYEDLDAFYTEVEKIRSKYFQKVKLNHLKLKTIIKGDF from the coding sequence ATGAAACAAGTAATAGCTTTCGCCGATGAGTTTGGGAATAATTCTTTTAAATTTTCAACAGAAAGTACGCATTTTATTATTGCAAGTATTATAGTGAATTATGAAGATCTGGATGCTTTCTATACTGAGGTAGAAAAGATCCGATCAAAATATTTCCAAAAGGTGAAATTAAATCATCTAAAATTAAAGACAATCATAAAAGGAGACTTTTAA
- a CDS encoding AAA-like domain-containing protein, whose translation MERVLKKYTTIPEHLYIERNADIQLQRIIEDMQRPGYVLVARQMGKTNLLFNAKRKLENNERLLAYVDLSNPFENERECYRNIINNIVEPNIDIFESIEDNIIAIRNKNIPAHSEYSRCLIQILNHIEGDLVIILDEIDALKSVEYSDNIFAQIRSNYFSRTNFPVFERLTYVLSGVIEPTELIKDKNKSPFNIGEKIYLDDFSKTEHNSFIKKSKLKIDSKISDYIYDWTSGNPRMTFDLCADIETFIIENNYINESIVDNIINKKYLTNYDIAPIDHIRELVKANKELRDSVIQIINCDNDINDFLKSKLYLYGIISSNFNAEIRIKNKIIEETLNLTWIKSVEKSSKNLYNYGLQNIDDKNWSEAISNLTEYLENNDIGPKEHEIGNYNLGFAYYSQRNFEQALKYFSKEYKIVKTLTKNAPSFKGMSLISIGQIEEGKKILEEVIEQKGNDFPYRNSLLNLANLVMDEDSGKALALFNELYDSTFEARDNANEIDLNHIRVLCLFYIAEIKIKKENNEEALQSIDNALEICDANDAPFLIYYKIRILLQPEDELYERLVRAIVDNKVLFINEELNPLNFNYLVLYYYLNELFGKNDNKFFLELLEYSEKVLLTSIDRDELIYTISTISEDKHSEILNYLLKSGIVLSERILYNVYKDLSFDNLENHQIFFNYFDKYFSLVDYRNIDPRDLYLFAYCIKKLNDNNDFKKAVDYAKQMQEILDTITDDSLNYASIVIYFWISNVYFALNKRTQTLLYVEKTLHFITLLKDQKSSMLDEKAIEAIKLQAATLKTYFPSDAIIKKKYGRNEKIKVKYRNGIVVEKKYKYLEFDINSHKCFII comes from the coding sequence ATGGAAAGAGTACTTAAAAAATATACGACAATCCCAGAACATTTATATATTGAAAGAAATGCAGATATACAGTTACAAAGAATAATTGAAGATATGCAACGCCCTGGCTATGTACTTGTAGCTAGACAGATGGGTAAAACAAATCTCTTATTTAATGCTAAAAGAAAATTAGAAAATAATGAAAGATTACTAGCCTATGTAGATTTATCTAATCCTTTTGAAAACGAAAGAGAGTGTTATAGAAATATTATTAATAATATAGTTGAACCAAATATTGATATTTTTGAGAGCATTGAAGACAATATTATTGCTATTCGAAATAAGAATATTCCTGCTCATAGTGAATATTCAAGATGTCTTATCCAAATCCTCAATCATATAGAAGGAGATTTAGTTATAATTCTTGATGAAATAGATGCATTAAAAAGTGTAGAATATTCTGATAATATTTTCGCGCAAATTAGGAGTAATTATTTTTCAAGAACAAATTTTCCTGTTTTTGAAAGATTGACTTATGTGCTGTCAGGCGTTATAGAACCTACAGAACTTATTAAAGATAAGAATAAATCTCCATTTAATATTGGTGAAAAAATCTACCTTGATGACTTTTCAAAAACTGAACATAATTCATTTATTAAAAAAAGTAAATTAAAAATAGACTCTAAAATATCAGACTATATTTATGATTGGACTAGTGGCAATCCCAGAATGACATTTGATTTATGCGCTGATATTGAAACTTTTATTATTGAAAACAATTATATAAATGAATCTATAGTAGATAACATAATCAATAAAAAATACCTTACGAATTACGATATTGCACCGATAGATCATATTAGAGAACTTGTTAAAGCAAATAAAGAATTAAGAGATAGTGTTATACAGATAATTAATTGTGATAATGATATTAATGATTTTTTAAAATCTAAATTATATTTATATGGAATCATTAGTTCTAATTTTAATGCAGAAATTAGAATTAAAAATAAAATAATTGAAGAAACTCTTAATTTGACTTGGATAAAATCAGTTGAGAAATCTTCAAAAAATCTTTATAATTATGGATTGCAAAATATTGATGACAAGAATTGGTCTGAAGCAATATCAAATTTGACAGAATACTTAGAAAACAATGATATTGGGCCAAAAGAACATGAAATAGGAAACTACAATTTAGGTTTTGCTTATTATTCTCAACGTAATTTTGAACAGGCTTTAAAATATTTTAGTAAAGAATATAAAATTGTAAAGACACTTACAAAAAATGCTCCCTCATTCAAGGGAATGAGTTTAATCTCAATTGGCCAAATTGAGGAAGGTAAGAAAATTCTTGAGGAAGTTATAGAACAAAAAGGAAATGACTTCCCATATAGAAATTCATTACTAAATCTTGCAAATTTAGTAATGGATGAAGATTCAGGAAAGGCTTTAGCACTTTTTAATGAGTTATATGATAGTACATTTGAAGCAAGGGATAATGCCAATGAAATAGATTTGAATCATATTAGAGTTTTATGCTTATTTTATATAGCAGAAATTAAAATTAAGAAGGAAAATAACGAAGAGGCATTGCAAAGCATTGATAATGCGCTGGAAATATGTGATGCAAATGACGCCCCATTTTTAATTTATTATAAAATTCGAATATTATTACAACCTGAAGATGAGTTATATGAAAGGCTTGTTAGGGCAATAGTAGATAATAAAGTTTTATTTATAAATGAAGAACTAAACCCCCTTAATTTCAATTATTTAGTATTATATTATTATTTAAATGAATTATTTGGAAAAAATGACAATAAGTTTTTTTTAGAATTACTTGAATATTCAGAAAAAGTATTATTAACAAGTATAGATAGAGATGAATTAATCTATACAATAAGTACTATTTCTGAAGATAAGCATAGTGAAATACTAAACTACTTACTCAAATCAGGTATAGTCTTAAGCGAAAGAATTCTCTATAATGTTTACAAAGATCTTTCATTTGATAATTTGGAAAATCATCAAATATTTTTCAACTATTTTGATAAATATTTCTCTTTAGTCGACTATCGAAATATTGACCCTAGAGATCTATATTTATTTGCCTATTGTATAAAAAAATTAAATGATAATAATGATTTTAAAAAGGCAGTAGATTATGCTAAACAAATGCAAGAAATTTTAGATACTATTACTGATGATTCTTTAAATTATGCATCAATCGTTATATATTTTTGGATTTCTAATGTATATTTTGCTCTTAATAAAAGGACTCAAACTTTATTATATGTTGAAAAAACTTTGCATTTCATAACGCTTCTTAAAGATCAAAAATCATCAATGCTTGATGAAAAGGCAATAGAAGCAATCAAATTACAAGCCGCCACATTAAAAACATATTTTCCAAGTGATGCTATTATTAAAAAAAAATACGGACGGAATGAGAAAATTAAAGTTAAATATAGGAATGGCATTGTCGTAGAGAAAAAATATAAGTACTTAGAGTTTGACATTAATTCTCATAAATGCTTTATAATATAG
- a CDS encoding T9SS type A sorting domain-containing protein produces MKKNLFISLVILPVFGFSQVVINQVDDFEDYTPRNWTKSSSTLPNQNITTGGPLGLNDNFLRIQSPASGQLVTFNKAQWQGDYYKNDTSSRIKFISMDVRNSGTNIIFLRLAFTNDNWTGTDPIFCSTNAIAVIPGEGWKKINFPITENAMTNISTQQGYSSVFNGVTEVRILHNDSPAWDSDPIEATLDIDNIMARSTALLGTDNLEVKKKIKLYPNPSNESIIFNNNKNLNENFKYNIFDFTGRQVLSGNSKFNEQINIKNLTKGNYFIQIETKNGEIFNEKLFKN; encoded by the coding sequence ATGAAGAAAAATTTATTCATTTCGTTAGTCATTTTACCAGTTTTTGGTTTTTCACAAGTTGTAATAAATCAAGTTGATGATTTTGAAGATTATACACCAAGAAATTGGACCAAATCATCATCTACACTTCCAAACCAAAATATTACAACTGGAGGACCTTTGGGATTAAATGATAATTTTTTAAGAATTCAATCCCCAGCTAGCGGACAACTTGTTACATTTAATAAAGCACAATGGCAGGGAGACTATTATAAAAATGACACTTCAAGTAGAATTAAATTTATTTCTATGGATGTCAGAAATTCAGGTACAAATATTATTTTTTTAAGATTAGCTTTTACAAATGATAACTGGACTGGTACTGATCCTATATTTTGTTCAACTAATGCTATTGCTGTGATCCCAGGTGAAGGTTGGAAGAAAATTAACTTTCCTATTACAGAAAATGCAATGACTAATATTAGTACTCAGCAAGGTTACTCAAGCGTTTTTAATGGTGTTACTGAAGTAAGAATTCTGCATAATGATTCACCTGCTTGGGATTCAGATCCAATTGAAGCGACATTAGATATTGATAATATTATGGCAAGAAGTACAGCTTTATTAGGAACTGATAATTTGGAAGTAAAAAAGAAAATAAAATTGTATCCTAATCCTTCAAATGAAAGTATTATATTTAACAACAATAAAAATTTAAACGAAAATTTTAAATATAATATTTTTGATTTTACTGGTAGACAAGTGCTTAGTGGAAATTCAAAATTTAATGAACAAATAAACATAAAGAATTTGACAAAAGGTAATTATTTTATACAAATAGAAACAAAAAACGGAGAAATATTTAATGAAAAGTTGTTTAAAAATTAA
- a CDS encoding T9SS type A sorting domain-containing protein, whose translation MKKNYFLTLLFSSTIAFSQTQIGNTINGIAANEESGYSVALSGNGNIVAIGAPKNNSGKGRARVFQNSAGTWNQIGSDIVGLQANGQTGYSVSLSDDGTVLAVGTPYGGGPPGTVSIYKNVSNVWTQIGGNISGEAGDDWNGLSVSLSSDGNVIAIGAPGNDANAVNSGDRGHVRVFRNVGNIWTQIGADIDGLTNYGFSGWSVSLSDDGTVVAVGAYNDGPGSVRIYKNNSNVWTQIGSVINAEVGGDNFGESVSLSGDGMVVAIGGSDTTASNNYKGQVSIYKNIANIWTQIGATIDGAPGSGSGKSVSLSNDGSMVAIGGYLYDSARGQCKIFKNISGNWIQTASDINGSAIIDYSGYSVSLSSDGSAVAIGARYADNNSVTNSGHVRIFSLQGILKTDDYILQNFTVSPNPATDFVNIILQKNLVLERVNVYTTLGQLIKSSTASKISVQDLSKGNYYFEIITNKGKATKKIIVE comes from the coding sequence ATGAAAAAAAACTATTTTTTAACACTTCTTTTCAGTTCTACGATTGCATTTTCACAAACACAAATTGGTAACACCATTAATGGAATAGCTGCCAATGAGGAAAGTGGATATAGTGTCGCTCTTTCAGGAAATGGAAATATTGTAGCGATAGGAGCACCAAAAAACAATTCTGGAAAAGGGCGTGCACGAGTCTTCCAGAATAGTGCCGGAACATGGAACCAAATAGGTAGTGATATTGTTGGATTGCAAGCCAATGGCCAGACTGGCTATAGTGTTAGCTTGTCGGACGACGGAACCGTGCTTGCTGTAGGTACGCCATATGGTGGTGGTCCTCCGGGTACAGTAAGTATTTATAAAAATGTTTCCAATGTCTGGACTCAAATTGGAGGCAATATCAGTGGAGAAGCCGGCGATGACTGGAATGGTCTAAGTGTATCACTTTCGAGTGATGGAAATGTTATAGCAATCGGAGCTCCCGGAAATGATGCGAATGCGGTCAATTCTGGAGACAGAGGTCATGTACGTGTCTTTAGAAATGTTGGTAACATATGGACACAGATTGGGGCTGATATTGATGGCTTAACCAATTACGGTTTTAGTGGCTGGAGTGTTTCTCTTTCGGATGATGGAACTGTCGTTGCTGTAGGAGCATATAATGATGGACCTGGTTCAGTTCGTATCTACAAAAATAATTCTAATGTCTGGACCCAGATAGGTTCAGTTATTAATGCAGAAGTTGGAGGTGATAATTTTGGAGAAAGCGTTTCTCTTTCAGGAGATGGTATGGTAGTCGCCATAGGTGGCTCAGATACTACTGCAAGTAACAATTATAAAGGGCAGGTAAGTATTTACAAAAATATTGCCAATATCTGGACTCAGATAGGAGCTACTATAGATGGTGCTCCCGGGAGTGGAAGCGGAAAAAGTGTTTCTCTTTCAAATGATGGCTCTATGGTCGCCATAGGAGGATATCTATATGATAGTGCTCGTGGACAGTGCAAGATATTTAAAAATATTTCCGGTAATTGGATTCAAACAGCTAGTGATATCAACGGTTCAGCTATTATTGATTACAGTGGTTATAGTGTTTCGCTTTCTAGCGATGGATCTGCTGTAGCAATAGGAGCCAGATATGCTGATAATAATAGTGTAACAAATTCGGGACATGTACGTATTTTTAGTTTGCAAGGCATTTTAAAAACTGATGACTATATCTTACAAAATTTTACTGTTTCTCCAAATCCAGCAACTGATTTTGTAAATATTATATTACAAAAAAATCTGGTTTTAGAAAGGGTTAATGTCTACACTACTTTAGGTCAGTTAATAAAAAGCAGTACAGCATCCAAAATTTCCGTTCAGGATTTATCAAAAGGAAATTATTATTTTGAAATTATTACCAACAAAGGAAAAGCTACAAAAAAAATTATTGTAGAATAG